The region AGATGATTGCCTTGAATGTTAATGAATTACCAGTTGTTTCCCGTGACGAGCCTAAAAAACTAGTGAGCCTTCTTTCCAAGCAGGATCTTATAACCTGCTACTACAACCGGGAAGATTAAACACAGATAAGGAAGTACGGAGGACTGTCGTGAAGAAAATTTTGGGGCTATTTAGCTTAATAATATTAATTGCTGCACGATCAGCTTTTGCACAAGAGACTCTGCAGGTTATCCTGCTTGTAGATCGCCCTCTTACGGCAGATACGTACATTTATAGGGTTCTCGACCTCGCACTAAAAAACCAGATCATACCGTATAGCCTGGAAATACAGGTAGTAAATGCATCTGAACCACGAAGAGTAAGAATAGTAAATTCGTCACCCAAAAATTACATTATCGCCCTTGGAAATCGAAAAGAACAGGAAGAAAAACTACTGCCGATCTATGTACCTATTCAACTAGGATTGGGACTCGGGCAAAGGATAATGCTCACTCGTGCTGAGGTAAAAGAAAAACTCAAAAAGGTAAAAAATATCGAAGATCTTACTCAGTTTGTTTTTGCACAAGGACTGGGCTGGTCAGATGTTAAAATCTTACGAGATGCAGGGTTTAAGGTCCAAACTCCTGCAAAACCGGCAAATATACCCAAAATGATAATGTATAAAAGAGTGGACTTATATCCTCGCGGATTGTTTGAAATAGACCTTGAATATGAACGATATGCAGCGGAACATCCGGGGTTGGTTATTGATGACAATATAGTCCTCACATACCCTCAAGCTTCTTTCTTCTATGTCAGAAAAAACAACCACAAACTGCATGATGCTATTAAAGATGGAATGGAAAAGGCATACAAATCTGGTCAGTTACAGAACCTGATCATGACTGACCCAGTATTTAGCAAGGCTCTTAAGGAAATTAATTTGGGTGAACGAGTAAGGATCAACATCCCTGCCCAAAATATAAGCAAAAAATCATCGGAAGCTTTAAAAAAACATCCATTCATCTTTAATAAGAAAAAAGGAAAAACTATCAATAAATAGTTCATGCACAGTATAAGTTTGTCTGCCATCTGTTACTACAATACAAATTTATCTGTAAAAAGTTCAACTAGCATTCTGGATTTGCCTGATGAAATCAATGTAGCATTCATAATTGCAGAAGAGATTGAAGACAACAGCTGCACAAAAATCCATGAATTACTTCAACGGTGTTTACGAAAACATAAAGACGCTATCTATGTTTTTATACCGACAAATGTACCATCATCACCTTTGTTGGTTGAACAACTGGAAAAGGTAGGATTTTCATTTTCAGGAATTATGCCACACATCCATGATGGACACGATAGAATAACCCTGCAATGGATAAACAAAACAATCGATCTTGAGGCTATTAAAGTGTACGGAGATAATGGCAGAAAAATTTTCGACTACGTTAAATCAGAATTAAAACGAGTAAAAGACTGTAATTACAAAAGCCCCATTTCTTCTGTATAGCCTCTACTTTTCAGATCCCCTAAGAATGGATGGACTACCATCATCGCAGTTAATTAGATTTTTTTAAGCGACTGAAGATAACAATATATTATGCTTTCTCACAAATTCGGGAATTAAAACCATAAAAGATCCAAAGCAGATCCAAGAACCGTTCTACTTTTATATATTTATTTGCAAACATCATTAGCGGCTGTTACAAATCAGTTCATATAACAGACCACAGTTAAATACAGTATATTCTTTAACGATACGGTCAGAATATCTTTGCTTTTCCAAAAGCTTCAATCAAGATTTGGAATAATCCAGCAAAGGAAAGGTTGATATGCGCTCACATAGACTCCTGACTATTATCAAACCCAAAACCATACAGCATTACCTTGCGTACATGGTTGCCGGGCTGGTTCTGATCCAACTGTTCATTACATGGTTTCTCATCTCCGACCTGACTTCCAATCTACTCAAAGAACAAATAGGGCTGCGCGCTCTCCAAACAGCGCAATCCATAGCCCATATGCCAATAATCCGTAAGGAACTCCTGCGCAACGACCCTAAAGGAAAAATTCAGGTCCTTGCAGAAAACATCCGCCTAAAAACCGGTGCCACCTTCATCGTGATCGGCGATGTTAATAACAAACGTTTTTCTCATCCGGTTGCGGAAAGGATCGGACAGACCTTTGTCGGAGGAGATACCGGCCCGGTCATCAAAGAAGGCCGATCCTACGTCTCGGAGGCAGTCGGCACTCTTGGCCGGTCCATACGCTCGTTTGTACCCATTTTCTCCGGGGACGGCGCTATTATAGGATTTGTTTCGGTAGGCTACCTTTCGACCAGCGTAAAGAAAAGCATTGCCGATCACATGAACCGACCGCTTATCTTCATAATATTTATGGCCCTGTTCGGATTCATAATAACGGCCTGCATCACCCGCCACCTAAAAAAAATCACTCTCAACCTTGAACCGGCTGAAATTACCAACCTCTACCTAGAAAGGGGAGCGGTACTGGAAACCATCAGGGAAGGCGTCATCGCCACAGACCACAAGGGGGAAATCCGCCTGGCCAATAATGCGGCACTGAAATATACCTGCTTCTACTCCGCGGAACTCGTCGGGAAACATATTGACGATGTGATCCCCTGCGCCGGCCTCAAGCATGCCCTTACCACAGGAGAAAGCGAATTCGACCAAGAACGCATCGTCAACGGACAGGAACTGATCTTCAACATTGTCCCCGTTCTCAATGACGGGACCATTAAGGGGCTGGTGGCCAGTTTCCGGCGTAAGGATGAACTGGACCGCATTTCCCATGAGCTATCCAGCATTCAGGAATATTCCGAACTACTACGTGGCCAGACCCACGAATACTCGAACAAACTCCATACCATAGCCGGACTGATCCAGATCGAAGCTTATCAGGAAGCACTGGATTTAGTAGCCCATGAATCATCCGGCTACGAAGACATCATCAGGTTCCTGAACAAAGCCGTACCTCATCCGGTAATAACGGCCATTGTTCTTGGTAAATATAATCGGGCCAAGGAATTGAAGATAAACTTCCAAGTTGACCCCGAAAGCACAATGGTAGATGTTCCTGATTGGATTAAGCAGGAGAAAATAGTTACTATTGTCGGTAACTTACTGGACAATGCATTTGAAGCAGTGCTGGAACAGAATAAAGAGAATCGCAACGTCTTCCTTTCCTTTACCGACCTTGGAAACGACATCGTATTTGAAGTGGAAGACTCCGGTCCCGGAATTCCTCCGGACCAAATCGAGAAAATCTTCGAAAAAGGAATATCTTCCAAAGGAAGCACGCGCCGTGGTCTGGGACTTTACCTGGTCCACCAGCGTCTTGATGAACTTGGCGGGTTAATTACCGTTTCGGCAGCCAACTCAGGTGGAACAATCTTTTCAGTTATAATCCCAAAAGTCAGGTGTATAATAGTATGAGCGAAGTCAAAGTTGTTATCGTCGAGGATGATGGCCGAATTGCAGACCTCCACCGCCGCTTTACAGAAAGAGTGCCCGGATTCAGCGTAGTAGCCATAGCTCAAAGTCTTGAAGACGCCAAAACCATAATTGAATTATACAAGCCGGATCTGATCCTGCTCGATCTCTATTTTCCCGAAGGTACCAGTCTGGATCTGTTACGTGAAATACGTGCCCAAGGCATGGAAACCGATGTAATCCTGATCACCGCAGCCAAAGAAATGGGACCGCTTAAGGAAGCTCTGCGTGGAGGGGTCTTTGACTACATCATCAAGCCGGTCATTCTTGACCGCTTCGTAACCTGCCTTGAAAAATTCGGTGAATATTTTCGACGCCTGCATTCAGAAGATGCCATCGAGCAAAAAGATGTGGACAATATCCGCAATCTCAACCCGGCCTCGTCCATGTCGGAATCAAGCCCTGAGAACCTGCCGAAAGGCATTGATCGGCTGACATTAAAAAAGATCAAGGCCGTATTCGGAAAGAAAAACATTAATTGGCAGGAAGGAATCAGTGCCGAAGAAATGGGTGAAATCATAGGGGCCAGCAGATCCACGGCCCGACGTTATCTGGAATACCTGGTTTCCATCGGCAGAATCTATCCTGATGTGGTGTACGGAACAGTCGGACGACCGGAACGCAAATATTTCAGTACCAATGCAGTGGGCTCATAACGGAATGCCTCCGGCCCCCCTGCTGGAGCATTAACCACTATGAAAATGATTTAAGAATCCCAAACTTTTTAGCTGCCTTCTGCGCTTCGAAGCACTGATCTTCCTGAATAAATCTCATCTATCCCCTGCAAATCCGACCTAATTTGTTCACATTTTCTCATTCGTGAACAATATGCACAATATCAGCATAAAGCACAAAAAACACATTAAGCAGATAATAACACCCCCTGCTTTTTTTCATATAGATTCTACTCACTGTAATAATTGGGAAGCAGCTGTATGACTAAATTTTGAAAATCTGCCTAAGCAGAGGAGGGTTTATGAGACGTTTATTCGCAGTGATTTGTGCACTAGTACTTATTGCGGGCATGTCGGTTCCCGCATTTGCCGGAAAAGTAGTTCTCAAACTCGGGCATATTGCCGAATCCGTGCATCCGTATGGACAGGGTGCCGAAAAATTTGCCGAGCTCGTAAAGGAAAAATCCGGAGGCGAAATCATCGTCAAGGTTTTCCCCTCCTCCCAGCTGGGCGGACAGAAAGACCTGATTGAAGGGCTCATCTTCGGAACCGTTGATATGGCTCTGGTTGGTACAGCCGTTCTCGGCCAGTTCCAGCCTCAGATTTCAATCTTCGATATGCCTTTCCTCTTCCAGGACCGTGAACATGCTTACAAATCCCTCGATACCGTAGGTATGGACCTCGGCAAAGCGCTTGAACCGAAAGGCATCAAACTCCTAGGATATATGGAAAACGGTATCCGCCACCTGACAAACAACGTCCGCGAAGTCAAGACTCCAGCCGATATGAAAGGACTCAAAATCAGGGTCATGACCAACAAAATCTACATTGAAATGATGAAATCCCTCGGAGCGTCCCCCACTCCCATGGCTTTTGGTGAACTCTATTCCGCCATGCAGCAGGGAACCGTTGACGGGCAGGAAAACCCCAGCGCCCACATCTGGACCAAACGCTTTTTCGAAGTACAAAAATTCGCATCCAAGACCGCCCACTCCTACGCTCCGGAACCGCTCGTAATGTCCATGATCAGCTGGTACAGACTTAACCCTGCCCAGCAGAAGATCATCAAGGAAGCAGCCAAAGAGGCTGTCGACTGGCAGCGCAAGTTCTCCACACAAAAGGACGAGGAATACTGGGATCTTATCGAAGGAACCGGAATAATAAAGATCACCGAAGTTGACCGTGAAAAATTCGCGGAAGCCACTAAGCCCGTATATGAAAAATTCGCCGAAGTCGTAGGACAGGATAATATTGATAAAATTAACGCCCTGAAAAAATAGCCGTTTCATCCGGAGCCGTGGAATTCCCCGGCTCCGGATTATCTGGGAGGATTCCTGATGGATAAACTATTCGAAAAACTTCGTGCGGTCCTGTACTGGATATCCGTAACCTCAATGACCGTAATGCTCGGCCTGATCTTTTTTCAGGTTGTTACCAGATATTTTTTTGGACATACTTTTGAGTGGTCCGAAGAACTTGCGAGATTTCTTTTTGTCTGGGTCGTATTCCTTGGTTCAGCCCTGATCATGGGCGAAAGCGGACACCTTGCGGTACAGATCCTTCCCAGCAAGTTGAAAGATACTGCTGCCGGACTGGTGCTGGAAACCGTCATCAATCTTTGTAGCTATGCATTCACCATGCTCCTGTTGATACAGGGTGCCAAGATGACCTCGGTTATGACTTTTCAGATCGCTCCGGGGCTAGGTATATCTATGAGCGTGGTCTACTCCATAATCCCGGTCAGTGCCTTTCTGATGATTCTCTACCTTGTCAAGGACACTGTACGGATATTCAAACAGATCAAGGAACGTTGCGGATCGTCCGTAGGTGCTGAACAGAAAGTTGAAGTCGGGAGATAATCATGGAAATAGTATTACTCAGTTCATTTCTGGGCCTGACTTTTCTGGGAGTTCCAGTCGCCTACGCGCTGGGTCTTTCCGTATCAATAATTCTCTACTATTATATGCACATACCGCAGGTCATGATTACTCAAGTCATGTACTCCGGCATTGATTCCTTTTCATTTATGGCTGTGCCTTTCTTCATGCTGGCCGGTTCATTCATGTCCGCTGGCGGGGTAACTTCCAGGCTGGTCAATTTCGCGCAGGCTCTGGTTGGATCGTTCACCGGAGGGCTGGCTCAGGTTGTAGCGGTTTCCGGCATGTTCTTTGCCGCTATTTCCGGGTCATCGGCAGCTACCACTGCAGCCATCGGTTCCACTATGGTTGATGAAATGGAAAAGAAAGGATACCGACGCGCACTAGCCACCGGCATTGTCGCTGCAGGTGGAACAGTCGGCATCGTAATTCCCCCGTCCATCACTTTGGTGGTCTACGGAGTAATAGCCGGGGCATCCATAGGCGACTTGTTTATGGGTGGAATGGTACCGGGATTACTAATGGGCCTGACCATGTGTCTGGTCAGCTATGCCATTGCCAAAAAGGAAGGGATTCCCGCAGAAGGATCTTTCTCATTTATCCATCTATTAAAATCATTTAAGGACTCATTCTGGGCCTTAATGACTCCGGTTATTATCATTGGTGGAATTTATGGTGGCATATTCACTCCCACCGAAGCTGCCGCCGTTGCAGCCGTGTATGGTATTTTCGTCGGTTTCTTCATCTACAAGGAACTGACTCTCAAGGATTTTCCGCGCATCATCTTTCAAGCCGTCATGGGAACAACAATGATCATGTTCATTGTCGGCGCCGCCAAAGTCTTTGGCTGGATGCTTACCAACCTTGAAATACCGCACCATATCGGAGAATACATCGTGTCCCTCACCGATTCTCCGGCAATGTTCCTGATCATGATGAACGTGCTCTTGCTCTTCATCGGTACTTTGATTAACGCCTCGGCTGCGGTGGTCATTCTGACCCCCATCTTCCTTCCCGTCGCAGTAAAGCTGGGAATCGATCCGCTTTTCTTCGGCGTGTTAATGGTCATCAACCTTGCGATCGGATGCATCACGCCTCCCGTAGGTTTGGACCTGTTTGTAGCCAGTGCCATCACCAAAGTTCCACTGGAAAAAGTTATGAGGGCATCATTCCCCTATCTGATAGCCTTACTGGCCGCTCTGCTACTGATGACCTTCTGCCCACCGATTATCACTTTCCTGCCCAATCTACTGCACTAACAAGAAGAACAAAAACGCAATTCTGAATTCTGAATCCCTCGTAACCGTTGACGGTTGCGAGGGATTCAGCTTATTATCTTAATTAAATCTGAAATAGACGGGAACACCCACCCCTTTTCCAAATTCTA is a window of Maridesulfovibrio sp. DNA encoding:
- a CDS encoding TRAP transporter large permease — its product is MEIVLLSSFLGLTFLGVPVAYALGLSVSIILYYYMHIPQVMITQVMYSGIDSFSFMAVPFFMLAGSFMSAGGVTSRLVNFAQALVGSFTGGLAQVVAVSGMFFAAISGSSAATTAAIGSTMVDEMEKKGYRRALATGIVAAGGTVGIVIPPSITLVVYGVIAGASIGDLFMGGMVPGLLMGLTMCLVSYAIAKKEGIPAEGSFSFIHLLKSFKDSFWALMTPVIIIGGIYGGIFTPTEAAAVAAVYGIFVGFFIYKELTLKDFPRIIFQAVMGTTMIMFIVGAAKVFGWMLTNLEIPHHIGEYIVSLTDSPAMFLIMMNVLLLFIGTLINASAAVVILTPIFLPVAVKLGIDPLFFGVLMVINLAIGCITPPVGLDLFVASAITKVPLEKVMRASFPYLIALLAALLLMTFCPPIITFLPNLLH
- a CDS encoding TRAP transporter small permease, whose amino-acid sequence is MDKLFEKLRAVLYWISVTSMTVMLGLIFFQVVTRYFFGHTFEWSEELARFLFVWVVFLGSALIMGESGHLAVQILPSKLKDTAAGLVLETVINLCSYAFTMLLLIQGAKMTSVMTFQIAPGLGISMSVVYSIIPVSAFLMILYLVKDTVRIFKQIKERCGSSVGAEQKVEVGR
- a CDS encoding response regulator, coding for MSEVKVVIVEDDGRIADLHRRFTERVPGFSVVAIAQSLEDAKTIIELYKPDLILLDLYFPEGTSLDLLREIRAQGMETDVILITAAKEMGPLKEALRGGVFDYIIKPVILDRFVTCLEKFGEYFRRLHSEDAIEQKDVDNIRNLNPASSMSESSPENLPKGIDRLTLKKIKAVFGKKNINWQEGISAEEMGEIIGASRSTARRYLEYLVSIGRIYPDVVYGTVGRPERKYFSTNAVGS
- a CDS encoding sensor histidine kinase, yielding MRSHRLLTIIKPKTIQHYLAYMVAGLVLIQLFITWFLISDLTSNLLKEQIGLRALQTAQSIAHMPIIRKELLRNDPKGKIQVLAENIRLKTGATFIVIGDVNNKRFSHPVAERIGQTFVGGDTGPVIKEGRSYVSEAVGTLGRSIRSFVPIFSGDGAIIGFVSVGYLSTSVKKSIADHMNRPLIFIIFMALFGFIITACITRHLKKITLNLEPAEITNLYLERGAVLETIREGVIATDHKGEIRLANNAALKYTCFYSAELVGKHIDDVIPCAGLKHALTTGESEFDQERIVNGQELIFNIVPVLNDGTIKGLVASFRRKDELDRISHELSSIQEYSELLRGQTHEYSNKLHTIAGLIQIEAYQEALDLVAHESSGYEDIIRFLNKAVPHPVITAIVLGKYNRAKELKINFQVDPESTMVDVPDWIKQEKIVTIVGNLLDNAFEAVLEQNKENRNVFLSFTDLGNDIVFEVEDSGPGIPPDQIEKIFEKGISSKGSTRRGLGLYLVHQRLDELGGLITVSAANSGGTIFSVIIPKVRCIIV
- a CDS encoding DctP family TRAP transporter solute-binding subunit, translated to MRRLFAVICALVLIAGMSVPAFAGKVVLKLGHIAESVHPYGQGAEKFAELVKEKSGGEIIVKVFPSSQLGGQKDLIEGLIFGTVDMALVGTAVLGQFQPQISIFDMPFLFQDREHAYKSLDTVGMDLGKALEPKGIKLLGYMENGIRHLTNNVREVKTPADMKGLKIRVMTNKIYIEMMKSLGASPTPMAFGELYSAMQQGTVDGQENPSAHIWTKRFFEVQKFASKTAHSYAPEPLVMSMISWYRLNPAQQKIIKEAAKEAVDWQRKFSTQKDEEYWDLIEGTGIIKITEVDREKFAEATKPVYEKFAEVVGQDNIDKINALKK